Proteins encoded together in one Columba livia isolate bColLiv1 breed racing homer chromosome 3, bColLiv1.pat.W.v2, whole genome shotgun sequence window:
- the CHRM3 gene encoding muscarinic acetylcholine receptor M3 isoform X2, with translation MFLTGPCRLCQRVTMIMQNNSSASPLFSNVSSFWKSDSHGLRLLDEAASLIGSYDFPQTTESFKFSTVEPANMSLNATSKDPLGGHTVWQVVLIAFLTGILALVTIIGNILVIVAFKVNKQLKTVNNYFLLSLACADLIIGVISMNLYTTYIIMDHWALGNLACDLWLSIDYVASNASVMNLLVISFDRYFSITRPLTYRAKRTTKRAGVMIGLAWIISFVLWAPAILFWQYFVGERTVPPDECYIQFLSEPIITFGTAIAAFYLPVTIMSILYWRIYKETEKRTKELAGLQASGSEAEAAHFVHQTGSSRSCSSYELQRQSMKRSTRRKYRRCHFWLTMKSWEPNTDQGDQEHSSSDSWNNNDAAASLENSASSDEEDIAAETRAIYSIVLKLPGHSAILNSTKLPSSEDLQESGDELQKSDTELKEKKPKKLHPPKSVPDGGNFQKSFSKLPIQPGSAETTTASDGISSVTKTSAALPLSFKEATLAKKFAVKTRSQITKRKRMSLIKEKKAAQTLSAILFAFIITWTPYNIMVLVNTFCNCIPKTFWNLGYWLCYINSTVNPVCYALCNKTFRNTFKMLLLCQCDKRKRRKQQYQQRQSVIFHKRIPREAS, from the coding sequence ACTATGTCAGAGAGTCACAATGATCATGCAAAATAACAGTTCAGCCTCGCCCCTGTTTTCAAATGTGAGCTCCTTCTGGAAGAGTGATTCACACGGACTGAGACTACTTGATGAAGCAGCATCGCTCATTGGCAGCTATGATTTCCCTCAGACCACAGAGAGTTTTAAGTTCTCCACTGTGGAACCAGCAAACATGTCCCTAAATGCCACGAGCAAAGACCCTCTGGGTGGACACACTGTCTGGCAAGTTGTTTTGATTGCTTTCCTCACTGGGATTCTTGCACTGGTCACCATCATAGGAAACATCCTGGTGATTGTTGCATTTAAGGTTaacaaacaactgaaaacagttaACAACTACTTCTTGTTGAGTCTTGCTTGTGCAGATTTGATCATCGGTGTTATTTCCATGAATCTTTACACTACGTACATCATCATGGACCACTGGGCTTTGGGAAACTTGGCCTGTGACCTTTGGCTCTCCATTGACTATGTTGCCAGTAATGCCTCTGTCATGAATCTCCTTGTCATAAGTTTTGACAGGTATTTTTCCATCACTAGGCCACTTACGTACAGAGCCAAACGAACAACCAAAAGAGCTGGGGTGATGATTGGTTTAGCATGGATCATCTCTTTTGTTCTTTGGGCCCCTGCCATCTTGTTCTGGCAGTATTTTGTTGGGGAGAGGACTGTGCCTCCTGATGAATGTTATATCCAGTTTCTAAGTGAACCTATCATCACTTTTGGCACTGCCATAGCTGCCTTTTACTTGCCAGTCACCATTATGAGTATTTTGTATTGGAGGATCTACAAGGAGACCGAGAAACGCACCAAAGAGTTAGCAGGGCTACAAGCTTCAGGCAGCGAAGCAGAGGCAGCACATTTCGTACACCAGACAGGCAGCTCCCGGAGCTGCAGCAGCTACGAGCTGCAACGGCAGAGCATGAAACGCTCCACCCGAAGGAAATACAGACGCTGCCACTTCTGGCTCACAATGAAGAGCTGGGAACCCAACACAGACCAGGGGGACCAAGAGCACAGCAGCAGCGACAGCTGGAACAACAACGACGCTGCTGCCTCCCTTGAAAATTCAGCTTCCTCTGATGAAGAAGACATCGCTGCAGAGACCAGAGCCATCTATTCAATCGTGCTGAAGCTTCCTGGTCACAGCGCCATCCTCAATTCCACAAAACTACCCTCCTCAGAAGATTTGCAGGAGTCAGGGGATGAACTGCAGAAATCCGACAcagaactgaaggaaaagaaacctaAAAAACTGCACCCTCCCAAAAGTGTTCCGGATGGTGGAAATTTCCAAAAGAGTTTTTCTAAGCTTCCAATTCAGCCAGGGTCAGCAGAGACAACCACAGCTTCTGATGGCATCTCATCAGTGACCAAGACATCTGCAGCCCTGCCCTTGTCCTTCAAGGAAGCAACCCTGGCAAAAAAGTTTGCCGTGAAGACCAGAAGTCAGATCACAAAGCGAAAACGAATGTCACtaatcaaagaaaagaaagcggCACAGACACTCAGTGCCATTTTGTTTGCCTTCATCATTACCTGGACCCCATATAACATAATGGTTCTCGTGAACACCTTTTGCAATTGTATCCCCAAAACTTTCTGGAACCTGGGGTACTGGCTTTGCTACATCAATAGCACAGTGAACCCCGTGTGCTATGCACTGTGTAACAAAACATTCAGAAACACTTTCAAGATGCTACTGTTGTGCCAGTGTGACAAACGAAAACGACGCAAACAGCAGTATCAGCAAAGGCAATCTGTCATTTTTCATAAGCGGATCCCTAGGGAGGCTTCATag
- the CHRM3 gene encoding muscarinic acetylcholine receptor M3 isoform X3 codes for MIMQNNSSASPLFSNVSSFWKSDSHGLRLLDEAASLIGSYDFPQTTESFKFSTVEPANMSLNATSKDPLGGHTVWQVVLIAFLTGILALVTIIGNILVIVAFKVNKQLKTVNNYFLLSLACADLIIGVISMNLYTTYIIMDHWALGNLACDLWLSIDYVASNASVMNLLVISFDRYFSITRPLTYRAKRTTKRAGVMIGLAWIISFVLWAPAILFWQYFVGERTVPPDECYIQFLSEPIITFGTAIAAFYLPVTIMSILYWRIYKETEKRTKELAGLQASGSEAEAAHFVHQTGSSRSCSSYELQRQSMKRSTRRKYRRCHFWLTMKSWEPNTDQGDQEHSSSDSWNNNDAAASLENSASSDEEDIAAETRAIYSIVLKLPGHSAILNSTKLPSSEDLQESGDELQKSDTELKEKKPKKLHPPKSVPDGGNFQKSFSKLPIQPGSAETTTASDGISSVTKTSAALPLSFKEATLAKKFAVKTRSQITKRKRMSLIKEKKAAQTLSAILFAFIITWTPYNIMVLVNTFCNCIPKTFWNLGYWLCYINSTVNPVCYALCNKTFRNTFKMLLLCQCDKRKRRKQQYQQRQSVIFHKRIPREAS; via the coding sequence ATGATCATGCAAAATAACAGTTCAGCCTCGCCCCTGTTTTCAAATGTGAGCTCCTTCTGGAAGAGTGATTCACACGGACTGAGACTACTTGATGAAGCAGCATCGCTCATTGGCAGCTATGATTTCCCTCAGACCACAGAGAGTTTTAAGTTCTCCACTGTGGAACCAGCAAACATGTCCCTAAATGCCACGAGCAAAGACCCTCTGGGTGGACACACTGTCTGGCAAGTTGTTTTGATTGCTTTCCTCACTGGGATTCTTGCACTGGTCACCATCATAGGAAACATCCTGGTGATTGTTGCATTTAAGGTTaacaaacaactgaaaacagttaACAACTACTTCTTGTTGAGTCTTGCTTGTGCAGATTTGATCATCGGTGTTATTTCCATGAATCTTTACACTACGTACATCATCATGGACCACTGGGCTTTGGGAAACTTGGCCTGTGACCTTTGGCTCTCCATTGACTATGTTGCCAGTAATGCCTCTGTCATGAATCTCCTTGTCATAAGTTTTGACAGGTATTTTTCCATCACTAGGCCACTTACGTACAGAGCCAAACGAACAACCAAAAGAGCTGGGGTGATGATTGGTTTAGCATGGATCATCTCTTTTGTTCTTTGGGCCCCTGCCATCTTGTTCTGGCAGTATTTTGTTGGGGAGAGGACTGTGCCTCCTGATGAATGTTATATCCAGTTTCTAAGTGAACCTATCATCACTTTTGGCACTGCCATAGCTGCCTTTTACTTGCCAGTCACCATTATGAGTATTTTGTATTGGAGGATCTACAAGGAGACCGAGAAACGCACCAAAGAGTTAGCAGGGCTACAAGCTTCAGGCAGCGAAGCAGAGGCAGCACATTTCGTACACCAGACAGGCAGCTCCCGGAGCTGCAGCAGCTACGAGCTGCAACGGCAGAGCATGAAACGCTCCACCCGAAGGAAATACAGACGCTGCCACTTCTGGCTCACAATGAAGAGCTGGGAACCCAACACAGACCAGGGGGACCAAGAGCACAGCAGCAGCGACAGCTGGAACAACAACGACGCTGCTGCCTCCCTTGAAAATTCAGCTTCCTCTGATGAAGAAGACATCGCTGCAGAGACCAGAGCCATCTATTCAATCGTGCTGAAGCTTCCTGGTCACAGCGCCATCCTCAATTCCACAAAACTACCCTCCTCAGAAGATTTGCAGGAGTCAGGGGATGAACTGCAGAAATCCGACAcagaactgaaggaaaagaaacctaAAAAACTGCACCCTCCCAAAAGTGTTCCGGATGGTGGAAATTTCCAAAAGAGTTTTTCTAAGCTTCCAATTCAGCCAGGGTCAGCAGAGACAACCACAGCTTCTGATGGCATCTCATCAGTGACCAAGACATCTGCAGCCCTGCCCTTGTCCTTCAAGGAAGCAACCCTGGCAAAAAAGTTTGCCGTGAAGACCAGAAGTCAGATCACAAAGCGAAAACGAATGTCACtaatcaaagaaaagaaagcggCACAGACACTCAGTGCCATTTTGTTTGCCTTCATCATTACCTGGACCCCATATAACATAATGGTTCTCGTGAACACCTTTTGCAATTGTATCCCCAAAACTTTCTGGAACCTGGGGTACTGGCTTTGCTACATCAATAGCACAGTGAACCCCGTGTGCTATGCACTGTGTAACAAAACATTCAGAAACACTTTCAAGATGCTACTGTTGTGCCAGTGTGACAAACGAAAACGACGCAAACAGCAGTATCAGCAAAGGCAATCTGTCATTTTTCATAAGCGGATCCCTAGGGAGGCTTCATag
- the CHRM3 gene encoding muscarinic acetylcholine receptor M3 (The RefSeq protein has 2 substitutions compared to this genomic sequence), whose amino-acid sequence MLTHYQLCFQKRSSQNYTVPDPASRFDVPHWTILCQRVTMIMQNNSSASPLFSNVSSFWKSDSHGLRLLDEAASLIGSYDFPQTTESFKFSTVEPANMSLNATSKDPLGGHTVWQVVLIAFLTGILALVTIIGNILVIVAFKVNKQLKTVNNYFLLSLACADLIIGVISMNLYTTYIIMDHWALGNLACDLWLSIDYVASNASVMNLLVISFDRYFSITRPLTYRAKRTTKRAGVMIGLAWIISFVLWAPAILFWQYFVGERTVPPDECYIQFLSEPIITFGTAIAAFYLPVTIMSILYWRIYKETEKRTKELAGLQASGSEAEAAHFVHQTGSSRSCSSYELQRQSMKRSTRRKYRRCHFWLTMKSWEPNTDQGDQEHSSSDSWNNNDAAASLENSASSDEEDIAAETRAIYSIVLKLPGHSAILNSTKLPSSEDLQESGDELQKSDTELKEKKPKKLHPPKSVPDGGNFQKSFSKLPIQPGSAETTTASDGISSVTKTSAALPLSFKEATLAKKFAVKTRSQITKRKRMSLIKEKKAAQTLSAILFAFIITWTPYNIMVLVNTFCNCIPKTFWNLGYWLCYINSTVNPVCYALCNKTFRNTFKMLLLCQCDKRKRRKQQYQQRQSVIFHKRIPREAS is encoded by the coding sequence ACTATGTCAGAGAGTCACAATGATCATGCAAAATAACAGTTCAGCCTCGCCCCTGTTTTCAAATGTGAGCTCCTTCTGGAAGAGTGATTCACACGGACTGAGACTACTTGATGAAGCAGCATCGCTCATTGGCAGCTATGATTTCCCTCAGACCACAGAGAGTTTTAAGTTCTCCACTGTGGAACCAGCAAACATGTCCCTAAATGCCACGAGCAAAGACCCTCTGGGTGGACACACTGTCTGGCAAGTTGTTTTGATTGCTTTCCTCACTGGGATTCTTGCACTGGTCACCATCATAGGAAACATCCTGGTGATTGTTGCATTTAAGGTTaacaaacaactgaaaacagttaACAACTACTTCTTGTTGAGTCTTGCTTGTGCAGATTTGATCATCGGTGTTATTTCCATGAATCTTTACACTACGTACATCATCATGGACCACTGGGCTTTGGGAAACTTGGCCTGTGACCTTTGGCTCTCCATTGACTATGTTGCCAGTAATGCCTCTGTCATGAATCTCCTTGTCATAAGTTTTGACAGGTATTTTTCCATCACTAGGCCACTTACGTACAGAGCCAAACGAACAACCAAAAGAGCTGGGGTGATGATTGGTTTAGCATGGATCATCTCTTTTGTTCTTTGGGCCCCTGCCATCTTGTTCTGGCAGTATTTTGTTGGGGAGAGGACTGTGCCTCCTGATGAATGTTATATCCAGTTTCTAAGTGAACCTATCATCACTTTTGGCACTGCCATAGCTGCCTTTTACTTGCCAGTCACCATTATGAGTATTTTGTATTGGAGGATCTACAAGGAGACCGAGAAACGCACCAAAGAGTTAGCAGGGCTACAAGCTTCAGGCAGCGAAGCAGAGGCAGCACATTTCGTACACCAGACAGGCAGCTCCCGGAGCTGCAGCAGCTACGAGCTGCAACGGCAGAGCATGAAACGCTCCACCCGAAGGAAATACAGACGCTGCCACTTCTGGCTCACAATGAAGAGCTGGGAACCCAACACAGACCAGGGGGACCAAGAGCACAGCAGCAGCGACAGCTGGAACAACAACGACGCTGCTGCCTCCCTTGAAAATTCAGCTTCCTCTGATGAAGAAGACATCGCTGCAGAGACCAGAGCCATCTATTCAATCGTGCTGAAGCTTCCTGGTCACAGCGCCATCCTCAATTCCACAAAACTACCCTCCTCAGAAGATTTGCAGGAGTCAGGGGATGAACTGCAGAAATCCGACAcagaactgaaggaaaagaaacctaAAAAACTGCACCCTCCCAAAAGTGTTCCGGATGGTGGAAATTTCCAAAAGAGTTTTTCTAAGCTTCCAATTCAGCCAGGGTCAGCAGAGACAACCACAGCTTCTGATGGCATCTCATCAGTGACCAAGACATCTGCAGCCCTGCCCTTGTCCTTCAAGGAAGCAACCCTGGCAAAAAAGTTTGCCGTGAAGACCAGAAGTCAGATCACAAAGCGAAAACGAATGTCACtaatcaaagaaaagaaagcggCACAGACACTCAGTGCCATTTTGTTTGCCTTCATCATTACCTGGACCCCATATAACATAATGGTTCTCGTGAACACCTTTTGCAATTGTATCCCCAAAACTTTCTGGAACCTGGGGTACTGGCTTTGCTACATCAATAGCACAGTGAACCCCGTGTGCTATGCACTGTGTAACAAAACATTCAGAAACACTTTCAAGATGCTACTGTTGTGCCAGTGTGACAAACGAAAACGACGCAAACAGCAGTATCAGCAAAGGCAATCTGTCATTTTTCATAAGCGGATCCCTAGGGAGGCTTCATag
- the CHRM3 gene encoding muscarinic acetylcholine receptor M3 isoform X1: protein MLTYYQFCFQKRSSQNYTVPDPASRFDVPHWTILCQRVTMIMQNNSSASPLFSNVSSFWKSDSHGLRLLDEAASLIGSYDFPQTTESFKFSTVEPANMSLNATSKDPLGGHTVWQVVLIAFLTGILALVTIIGNILVIVAFKVNKQLKTVNNYFLLSLACADLIIGVISMNLYTTYIIMDHWALGNLACDLWLSIDYVASNASVMNLLVISFDRYFSITRPLTYRAKRTTKRAGVMIGLAWIISFVLWAPAILFWQYFVGERTVPPDECYIQFLSEPIITFGTAIAAFYLPVTIMSILYWRIYKETEKRTKELAGLQASGSEAEAAHFVHQTGSSRSCSSYELQRQSMKRSTRRKYRRCHFWLTMKSWEPNTDQGDQEHSSSDSWNNNDAAASLENSASSDEEDIAAETRAIYSIVLKLPGHSAILNSTKLPSSEDLQESGDELQKSDTELKEKKPKKLHPPKSVPDGGNFQKSFSKLPIQPGSAETTTASDGISSVTKTSAALPLSFKEATLAKKFAVKTRSQITKRKRMSLIKEKKAAQTLSAILFAFIITWTPYNIMVLVNTFCNCIPKTFWNLGYWLCYINSTVNPVCYALCNKTFRNTFKMLLLCQCDKRKRRKQQYQQRQSVIFHKRIPREAS, encoded by the coding sequence ACTATGTCAGAGAGTCACAATGATCATGCAAAATAACAGTTCAGCCTCGCCCCTGTTTTCAAATGTGAGCTCCTTCTGGAAGAGTGATTCACACGGACTGAGACTACTTGATGAAGCAGCATCGCTCATTGGCAGCTATGATTTCCCTCAGACCACAGAGAGTTTTAAGTTCTCCACTGTGGAACCAGCAAACATGTCCCTAAATGCCACGAGCAAAGACCCTCTGGGTGGACACACTGTCTGGCAAGTTGTTTTGATTGCTTTCCTCACTGGGATTCTTGCACTGGTCACCATCATAGGAAACATCCTGGTGATTGTTGCATTTAAGGTTaacaaacaactgaaaacagttaACAACTACTTCTTGTTGAGTCTTGCTTGTGCAGATTTGATCATCGGTGTTATTTCCATGAATCTTTACACTACGTACATCATCATGGACCACTGGGCTTTGGGAAACTTGGCCTGTGACCTTTGGCTCTCCATTGACTATGTTGCCAGTAATGCCTCTGTCATGAATCTCCTTGTCATAAGTTTTGACAGGTATTTTTCCATCACTAGGCCACTTACGTACAGAGCCAAACGAACAACCAAAAGAGCTGGGGTGATGATTGGTTTAGCATGGATCATCTCTTTTGTTCTTTGGGCCCCTGCCATCTTGTTCTGGCAGTATTTTGTTGGGGAGAGGACTGTGCCTCCTGATGAATGTTATATCCAGTTTCTAAGTGAACCTATCATCACTTTTGGCACTGCCATAGCTGCCTTTTACTTGCCAGTCACCATTATGAGTATTTTGTATTGGAGGATCTACAAGGAGACCGAGAAACGCACCAAAGAGTTAGCAGGGCTACAAGCTTCAGGCAGCGAAGCAGAGGCAGCACATTTCGTACACCAGACAGGCAGCTCCCGGAGCTGCAGCAGCTACGAGCTGCAACGGCAGAGCATGAAACGCTCCACCCGAAGGAAATACAGACGCTGCCACTTCTGGCTCACAATGAAGAGCTGGGAACCCAACACAGACCAGGGGGACCAAGAGCACAGCAGCAGCGACAGCTGGAACAACAACGACGCTGCTGCCTCCCTTGAAAATTCAGCTTCCTCTGATGAAGAAGACATCGCTGCAGAGACCAGAGCCATCTATTCAATCGTGCTGAAGCTTCCTGGTCACAGCGCCATCCTCAATTCCACAAAACTACCCTCCTCAGAAGATTTGCAGGAGTCAGGGGATGAACTGCAGAAATCCGACAcagaactgaaggaaaagaaacctaAAAAACTGCACCCTCCCAAAAGTGTTCCGGATGGTGGAAATTTCCAAAAGAGTTTTTCTAAGCTTCCAATTCAGCCAGGGTCAGCAGAGACAACCACAGCTTCTGATGGCATCTCATCAGTGACCAAGACATCTGCAGCCCTGCCCTTGTCCTTCAAGGAAGCAACCCTGGCAAAAAAGTTTGCCGTGAAGACCAGAAGTCAGATCACAAAGCGAAAACGAATGTCACtaatcaaagaaaagaaagcggCACAGACACTCAGTGCCATTTTGTTTGCCTTCATCATTACCTGGACCCCATATAACATAATGGTTCTCGTGAACACCTTTTGCAATTGTATCCCCAAAACTTTCTGGAACCTGGGGTACTGGCTTTGCTACATCAATAGCACAGTGAACCCCGTGTGCTATGCACTGTGTAACAAAACATTCAGAAACACTTTCAAGATGCTACTGTTGTGCCAGTGTGACAAACGAAAACGACGCAAACAGCAGTATCAGCAAAGGCAATCTGTCATTTTTCATAAGCGGATCCCTAGGGAGGCTTCATag